GAAGTCCGTCGTCAGCATGATGATGATGAGCTTCGGCGCCCTCGGTCTCGTCGCGGTGCTGTGGATCCTCTACGGCGCGAACATGAGCGCCGTCGAGAGCACGTGGGCATTCGCCGGCAACCCGTTCTCGGACTTCGGACTCGTGAGCATCGCGGAGGACAGCGACAGCCTGCTGGCGACCGCGTTCAGCGCGACGTTCGCCATCATCACGGTCGCCCTCATCTCGGGCGCCATCGCCGACCGCGCGAAGTTCGGCGCGTGGCTCGTGTTCGCCGGCATCTGGGCGACGCTGGTGTACTTCCCCGTCGCCGCATGGGTGTGGGGCGGCGGCTGGATCTTCAACCTCGGCTCCACGCTGTTCCCGGACGCGGGCGTGGAGGTCATCGACTACGCGGGCGGCACGGCCGTCCACATCAACGCCGGCGCCGCCGCCCTCGCCCTGGCCCTCGTGCTCGGCAAGCGCATCGGCTTCCAGAAGGGCATCCAGAAGCCGCACAACGTGCCGCTCGTCATGCTCGGCGCCGCGATCCTGTGGTTCGGCTGGTTCGGCTTCAACGCCGGCGCAGAGGGCACGGGCGCGCTGGGCACGGAGGACACCGTGGTGGGCCTCATCGTCATCAACACGCTCGGCGCCACCGCGGCGGCCGTGATCGGCTGGCTCATCATCGAGAAGGTGAAGGACGGCAAGGCGACCTCCGTCGGCGCGGCATCGGGCGCGGTGACGGGACTCGTCGCCATCACCCCGTCGTGCGCCAACCTCGCACCGGGATGGGCGCTCCTCCTCGGCATCGTCGCGGGTGCGGTCTGCGCGCTCGCGGTCGAGCTGAAGTGGAAGATCGGCTACGACGACTCGCTCGACGTCGTGGGCATCCACCTCGTCGGCGGCGTCATCGGAACCGTCTACCTCGGGTTCTTCGCGACCGACACGGGGCTGTTCCTCGGCGGCGGCTTCGAGCAGCTCGTGCTGCAGGTGATCTCGGCCCTCGCCGTTCTCGTGT
This window of the Microbacterium sp. AB genome carries:
- a CDS encoding ammonium transporter, which codes for MDSGNTAWLIAATALVLFMTPGVAFFYGGLVKAKSVVSMMMMSFGALGLVAVLWILYGANMSAVESTWAFAGNPFSDFGLVSIAEDSDSLLATAFSATFAIITVALISGAIADRAKFGAWLVFAGIWATLVYFPVAAWVWGGGWIFNLGSTLFPDAGVEVIDYAGGTAVHINAGAAALALALVLGKRIGFQKGIQKPHNVPLVMLGAAILWFGWFGFNAGAEGTGALGTEDTVVGLIVINTLGATAAAVIGWLIIEKVKDGKATSVGAASGAVTGLVAITPSCANLAPGWALLLGIVAGAVCALAVELKWKIGYDDSLDVVGIHLVGGVIGTVYLGFFATDTGLFLGGGFEQLVLQVISALAVLVYSFVVAWVLGFAIEKTIGFRVKNEDELAGVDTVVHGEEGYALEAR